TTGCGATGCGGAAATTCGACTTTCCCGTAGCTCCCGTCATCGTGGGCATGATTCTGGGTCCCATGGCTGAGAAGCAGCTTCGGCTGGCGATGTCTATCAGCCAAGGCGACTGGCTCGTGTTCTTTACTCAGCCGATTTCGGCAACGCTGTTGGGCGCTACGTTCCTCATCCTGTTTGTGCCATACATCCTTCGGCGGCGTGGGATTCGCCTCGCTGAGGACGACTGAGCGTACGGTGTGATCGAGTTGGGCAGCCAGGTCGTCTGAACGGGAGGGGGTCCGAATGGAACGCCTCCCGTTTTTGCGTCAGCGCGTGTGAACTTTGAAGCAATGCATTCGAAGAAAGGCGACGAGGTTCCCGACCAGTAGTGCGTAAGGAGTTTCAAGTGGAAAAGGTTCTCAAAGCGCTATGCGCGCTCCTAATCGGCGGCAGTGCTGGGGCAGCCTTTGCGATGGTGCATGCGCCAGTACCATGGCTGATAGGCCCGCTATTGACCGTCGCGCTATGCAATCTTGCGGGATCTCGCTTTGACACTCCCCGCTGGCTTCGCGCGACTGGCCAATGGTTAATCGGGGTCGCATTAGGTCTGCATTTCACCCCCTCGATGGTTGCTCAGATAGCGACCTATGTCCCCTACATGGTGGCGGCAGCTTTCGTCGCGATTCTCTTTGGGCTGATTGGAGGCTGGGCAATCTCAAAATTTGCCGGAGTGGACCGAGCGACCGCCCACTTTGCGACCGCCATGGGTGGAGCCCCCGAGATGGCTGTTGCAGCCGAGCGGGAAGGGGCTTGCATCGACCAAGTCGTCACCTCGCACATGCTGCGGGTATTGCTCACAGTATCCATCGTGCCCGCTGCCGTACAGTATGGGGCGCAACTTACGCCTCACCTGAAAATCCACGGGGCGAGCTTCTTGCCGACTATCCCGCTAGTGCTCCTCGCCGGCATCGCACTTTGCTGTGCGGTCGCGGCAAAGCGCTACAACTTCCCGAACGCATATGCCCTTATCCCGCTGTTTGTCACCGCGGGAGTAACAGCATCCGATCTCGCCGTACTGGAGGAAGTCCCAAGATGGATCAGTGTGTGTGCACAAATCCTCGTCGCTGTCTCGCTTGGAGCGCGGTTTAGCCCGGAGTCTCTAGCTGCGTCACGCAGGCTGCTGGTGCCTATCGTCCTGTACAGCCTGGTCAGTATTGGCATGGCAGCGCTAGGGGGGGTCGCACTCGCAAAGTTTCTGGGGATGCCCGCTTCGACGGGAGTGCTCAGTCTAGCGCCAGGTGGGATGGCGGACATGGGCATCGCTGCGGATGCGCTCGGTCTAGCCGTGCCAATAGTGACCGGATTTCATGTCATTAGAGTAGCGCTGGTTGTGCTGCTCTCCTGGCCGGCATACAAATGCGTCCGTTATCGTCGAACTAGACCTGGAGCCGCTTAAGTGAGGTGGCCGGTGGCTCCCCAACCGTCTTCAATTTGGGCAGATTTTTTTGCAGTGC
The Cupriavidus taiwanensis genome window above contains:
- a CDS encoding AbrB family transcriptional regulator, whose product is MEKVLKALCALLIGGSAGAAFAMVHAPVPWLIGPLLTVALCNLAGSRFDTPRWLRATGQWLIGVALGLHFTPSMVAQIATYVPYMVAAAFVAILFGLIGGWAISKFAGVDRATAHFATAMGGAPEMAVAAEREGACIDQVVTSHMLRVLLTVSIVPAAVQYGAQLTPHLKIHGASFLPTIPLVLLAGIALCCAVAAKRYNFPNAYALIPLFVTAGVTASDLAVLEEVPRWISVCAQILVAVSLGARFSPESLAASRRLLVPIVLYSLVSIGMAALGGVALAKFLGMPASTGVLSLAPGGMADMGIAADALGLAVPIVTGFHVIRVALVVLLSWPAYKCVRYRRTRPGAA